A DNA window from Streptomyces asoensis contains the following coding sequences:
- a CDS encoding branched-chain amino acid aminotransferase, with product MTTPTIELKPSASPTSAAERQAILANPGFGRHFTDHMVTIKWTEGRGWHDGQLVPYAPIPLDPATNVLHYAQEIFEGLKAYRRPDGSVATFRPDQNAKRFQRSARRLAMPELPVETFIEACDALVGQDKDWVPAHGGEESLYLRPFMIATEVGLGVKPANEYLFLVIASPAGAYFPGGVKPVSIWVSEDHVRAVPGGMGDAKTGGNYAASLLAQAEAAAQGCAQVCYLDAVERTWVEELGGMNLYFVYEDRIVTPSLTGSILEGVTRDSLLTVARDLGYRAEEGRVSVDQWQRDSENGTLKEVFACGTAAVITPVGTVKRTGGEWRQAGGEPGEVTLRLRQALLDIQRGTAEDRHGWMHELG from the coding sequence ATGACGACGCCCACGATCGAGCTCAAGCCCTCCGCCAGCCCCACCTCCGCCGCCGAGCGGCAGGCGATCCTGGCGAACCCCGGCTTCGGCCGCCACTTCACCGACCACATGGTGACCATCAAGTGGACCGAGGGCCGCGGCTGGCACGACGGTCAGCTCGTCCCGTACGCGCCGATCCCCCTCGACCCCGCCACCAACGTCCTGCACTACGCGCAGGAGATCTTCGAGGGCCTCAAGGCCTACCGCCGGCCCGACGGGTCCGTCGCCACCTTCCGTCCCGACCAGAACGCCAAGCGCTTCCAGCGCTCCGCCCGCCGGCTGGCCATGCCCGAGCTGCCGGTCGAGACGTTCATCGAGGCGTGCGACGCGCTCGTCGGCCAGGACAAGGACTGGGTCCCCGCGCACGGCGGCGAGGAGTCCCTCTACCTGCGCCCCTTCATGATCGCGACCGAGGTCGGCCTGGGCGTGAAGCCGGCCAACGAGTACCTGTTCCTCGTCATCGCCTCGCCGGCCGGCGCCTACTTCCCGGGCGGCGTCAAGCCCGTCTCCATCTGGGTCTCCGAGGATCACGTCCGCGCCGTCCCCGGCGGTATGGGCGATGCCAAGACCGGCGGCAACTACGCCGCCTCGCTGCTCGCCCAGGCCGAGGCCGCCGCCCAGGGCTGCGCCCAGGTCTGCTACCTCGACGCGGTCGAGCGCACGTGGGTCGAGGAGCTCGGCGGCATGAACCTGTACTTCGTCTACGAGGACAGGATCGTCACGCCGTCGCTGACGGGCTCCATCCTGGAGGGCGTCACCCGTGACTCCCTCCTCACCGTCGCCCGCGACCTCGGCTACCGGGCCGAGGAGGGCCGCGTCTCCGTCGACCAGTGGCAGCGCGACTCCGAGAACGGCACGCTCAAGGAGGTGTTCGCCTGCGGCACCGCCGCCGTGATCACCCCCGTCGGCACGGTCAAGCGCACCGGCGGCGAGTGGCGGCAGGCGGGCGGCGAGCCCGGTGAGGTCACCCTGCGGCTGCGCCAGGCCCTGCTGGACATCCAGCGCGGTACGGCGGAGGACCGCCACGGCTGGATGCACGAACTGGGCTGA
- a CDS encoding 3-isopropylmalate dehydrogenase — protein MSRSLNLAVIPGDGIGQEVVAEGLKILSAVLPQDVKLETKEYDFGARRYHATGETLTDADVEALRRHDAILLGAIGDPSVPSGVLERGFLLKLRFLFDHHVNLRPSKLLPGVATPLAGQPEIDFIVVREGTEGPYTGNGGTIRKGTPHEVATEVSVNTAFGVERVVRDAFARAQARPRKKLTLVHKNNVLAFAGHLWTNVFNKVAEEFPDVTTDYIHVDAATIYLVTDPARFDVIVTDNLFGDIITDLAAAVSGGIGVAASGNINPSGEFPSMFEPVHGSAPDIAGQGKADPTATVLSVALLLRHLGYDAEAVRIEEAVSADLAERGALPARSTSEIGDALSVRVAG, from the coding sequence ATGTCTCGCAGCCTCAATCTCGCAGTGATCCCCGGTGACGGCATCGGCCAGGAGGTCGTGGCCGAAGGTCTCAAGATCCTCTCCGCCGTCCTCCCGCAGGATGTGAAGCTGGAGACCAAGGAGTACGACTTCGGCGCCCGGCGCTACCACGCCACCGGTGAGACCCTCACCGACGCCGACGTCGAGGCGCTCCGGCGGCACGACGCCATCCTGCTCGGCGCGATCGGCGACCCGAGCGTGCCCTCCGGCGTCCTGGAGCGGGGCTTCCTGCTCAAGCTGCGCTTCCTCTTCGACCACCACGTCAACCTGCGTCCCTCGAAGCTCCTCCCGGGGGTCGCCACCCCGCTGGCCGGCCAGCCCGAGATCGACTTCATCGTGGTCCGCGAGGGTACCGAGGGCCCGTACACCGGCAACGGCGGCACGATCCGCAAGGGCACCCCGCACGAGGTCGCCACCGAGGTCTCCGTGAACACGGCCTTCGGTGTCGAGCGCGTGGTCCGGGACGCCTTCGCCCGGGCCCAGGCCCGCCCCCGCAAGAAGCTCACGCTGGTCCACAAGAACAACGTGCTGGCCTTCGCCGGCCACCTCTGGACGAACGTCTTCAACAAGGTGGCCGAGGAGTTCCCCGACGTCACCACGGACTACATCCACGTGGACGCCGCGACGATCTACCTGGTCACGGACCCCGCCCGCTTCGACGTGATCGTCACCGACAACCTCTTCGGCGACATCATCACCGACCTCGCCGCGGCCGTCTCCGGCGGCATCGGCGTCGCCGCGAGCGGGAACATCAACCCGTCCGGCGAGTTCCCGTCGATGTTCGAGCCCGTGCACGGCTCGGCCCCGGACATCGCCGGCCAGGGCAAGGCCGACCCGACCGCCACGGTCCTGTCCGTCGCCCTGCTCCTGCGCCACCTCGGCTACGACGCGGAGGCGGTCCGCATCGAGGAAGCCGTCTCCGCCGACCTCGCGGAGCGCGGCGCGCTGCCCGCCCGCAGCACCTCCGAGATCGGCGACGCGCTCTCCGTACGAGTAGCAGGCTGA
- a CDS encoding alpha/beta fold hydrolase, whose translation MTLHDHHEVHRRVHHRTATVRGHEIAYREAGPADAPVLLLLHGFPSSSHMFRDLIPLLADRYRVLAPDHLGFGRSAVPAGFTWTFEELAAITAEFTEVLGLKRFALYIQDYGSPIGLRLALAHPDRVSAIITQNGNAYEEGLGAQAWAPVLALIAQRTPATEAPVREISSPEGIRWQYLHGVPPEQQDLVSPDAYEHDAALMARPGQSEIQLDLISDYGSNFALYPAFQEYFRTSRVPLLAVWGAGDEIFVPAGALAFRRDLPEAEVHLLPTGHFALETHAGQIAALARDFLGRRLTG comes from the coding sequence ATGACCCTCCACGACCACCACGAGGTCCACCGCCGGGTTCACCACCGCACCGCGACGGTCCGCGGCCACGAGATCGCCTACCGGGAGGCGGGCCCGGCCGACGCGCCCGTCCTGCTGCTCCTGCACGGCTTCCCCAGCAGCTCGCACATGTTCCGCGACCTGATCCCCCTGCTCGCCGACCGCTACCGCGTCCTGGCCCCCGACCACCTCGGCTTCGGCCGCTCGGCGGTGCCCGCCGGCTTCACCTGGACGTTCGAGGAACTCGCCGCGATCACCGCGGAGTTCACCGAGGTGCTGGGGCTGAAGAGGTTCGCGCTCTACATCCAGGACTACGGCTCCCCCATCGGACTGCGCCTCGCCCTCGCCCACCCCGACCGCGTCAGCGCGATCATCACCCAGAACGGCAACGCCTACGAGGAGGGACTGGGCGCGCAGGCCTGGGCGCCGGTGCTGGCCCTGATCGCGCAGCGCACCCCCGCGACCGAGGCCCCGGTGCGGGAGATCAGCAGCCCCGAGGGGATCAGGTGGCAGTACCTGCACGGGGTTCCGCCCGAGCAGCAGGACCTGGTCAGCCCCGACGCGTACGAGCACGACGCCGCCCTCATGGCCCGGCCCGGCCAGTCGGAGATCCAGCTCGACCTGATCTCCGACTACGGCTCCAACTTCGCCCTCTACCCGGCCTTCCAGGAGTACTTCCGCACCAGCCGGGTCCCGCTGCTCGCGGTCTGGGGCGCGGGCGACGAGATCTTCGTCCCGGCGGGCGCGCTCGCCTTCCGCCGGGACCTGCCCGAGGCGGAGGTGCATCTGCTGCCCACCGGGCACTTCGCGCTGGAGACGCACGCGGGCCAGATCGCCGCGCTCGCACGGGACTTCCTCGGACGCCGTCTCACCGGCTGA